Genomic segment of bacterium:
GCCTCCACGGTTGCACCCTCTACGTCACCCTTGAGCCGTGTGTGATGTGTGCCGGCGCGCTGGTCCAGGCCCGGCTCCCCCGGTTGGTGTACGGCGCGCGCGATCCAAAGGCGGGCGCTGCCGGCAGCGTGATCGACGCGCTCACGGACACGCGGTTCAACCACGTCGTCGAAGTGCTGGGGGCCGTGCGCGAGGCTGAGTGTGGCGCCATGCTCCAAGCGTTTTTCGAGCGAGTGCGGCGGGGAGATTTGCCGGCCTAGGAGGACGCCTCCGGCAGACGGCGGCGCGTGCAGGAGATTGAAAACCGGGGACCAAACCAACCGGGAACACTCGCCGCGGCTCCCCAGCGGGGGGGAGCATCCTGGGGGCCGCGCGGCTGAGGCACTTCTGATGGGGCGGGGGGCGGGAATGATGGACGATGATGTGCTGCGCGTGGTGACCTCGTTGCAACGCGAACGGATCAGCCGCCGAGAGGCGATCCGGCGGCTCGCGATGCTGGGCCTCGGCGCAACCTCCGCAGCCGCGTTGATCCGCACGATGCGTCAACCGCCGGTAGTCAGCGCTGCGCCCATGCAGAGCTTCAAAGGGCAGACGCTTGTCATCACCAGTTATGGCGGCACCTGGCAGGAGTTCATGACGAACGAGCACATCCCCCAGTTCGAGGCGGAGACCGGTGCCAAGATCGAGCTGGCTGTGGGACTGGCCAAGGACTGGTTCGTGAAGATGCAGGCGGCCGGCAAGAACAGCCCCCCATACGACGTCTTTGTGACAAACG
This window contains:
- the tadA gene encoding tRNA adenosine(34) deaminase TadA, with protein sequence MDEALVEARAAAGVRDVPVGAVIVRDGHVIARGHNRRERDRDPTAHAEMEVLRRAARVLGGWRLHGCTLYVTLEPCVMCAGALVQARLPRLVYGARDPKAGAAGSVIDALTDTRFNHVVEVLGAVREAECGAMLQAFFERVRRGDLPA